ACCTCTTGacgatatatttttttaatttagttaCTAGTAATACTAATTGTCCCTTTGTTTACATATTCATTTGTTTAGGTTCATTTTTGAATCTTGTATTGGACTTTTTTAAATCATCTAATGGTATTTAGACTACAATTTAGATTGAGACCCGAAATAAATAGAAGAAAAGAACCGTAAAATGTAATCAATCCATTAAAATAAATGCATatatgttaagtttggtataccATAGTCATATCCCTCAAAATGTTCAGATACTATaaccaaaaacaaataaaaagaatCATATCATACAAATACATTGTTTGTAAACAAACGTATGTACCATCGCTAGCAATCATCGACAAAGTTGACTACAAAGACTTCGTATCATCGACTGGTTCgggttgtccagcaagtaggtccCGTTTTTACCACCATCGGAGCATGTTAACGTATACTGATTACCCGTTTGTACAGACTGCCATGTCATATCATTATCCGTCAGTTCCAAATCTcattattatataaataaaacatACGTGTAAAACAAGTGTGTTTGATGACTCACCATGCATGACACAGGATCTGTGTCACAGCTCCACCGTGAAGTAGGCACACAGCTCATGTAATGACACCAAGAACAGTGATCATTTAAGTTGACTCCACGCAGAAGTGAAACAAGGCCAGCGATCAACCTGTATAAAGGGTCAAACGCATAAAATAAAGAACTTAGCTAAAATAGAAAAGGAAACGGGTCGAATATGCTAAAATGATTACATAAGTTGTTACCCGGCCACCACAAGGATGAGTGAAAGAAGCCAAAGGACACGCTGATACGTCTTGTATTTAGGTTTAGCTCCGGTTCTTGAATAAGCAGGCGTGTATCTTTGGTTAACCCATCCAAATTGGGGGCGCATTAAGAACACAAACCCAAGAAGAAAACCAGAAAAGAACCCACCGAGATGAGCAAAATTGTCGACATGTGGCAGAATCCCCACCGCCAGATTAATAACAATAATGATCACTAGAGTCAATAATGCTGACATCTGAACATAAAAGTAACAAACTTTTAGAAATATTATCTTCAAAATGCAGTTGTTGAGAAATGAGAACGTTTGATAAAATACCTTATTAGTATATATAGTCCAATTAGTTATGAGTTCTGAAAGCATTGCACCCAACAACCCAAAAACTGCACCGGAAGCGCCAACCGAGATATTGGACTGAAGGAAAAGTGCAGATAACAAACTGCCACCAAACCCCGAGATTACATAAAGCAATCCAATGCGTACTGCAATTATAAAACAGCAAATCAATCAACCAAACACGTATGCAAATATCGATCACTTCCATTCAGTTAAGGTTTATCTTTAATGAGAAGGTTACGTTATTAAGGTAACTAAAGCCGTTAATTTATAATTTTTACCATACAAGCCCAGCAAAGGGGATTTCAGCCTTTTTGGCATAAGCGTTGACTTTTGATTCGTTTAGGTATTTTAAAGATATCAATGAAATGTCTCTTCTTCTTTGCACATAAAAGGAAAAATCGATCACTTGATCTTATTCTATATTAAGTAACGACATCATAGCGAATACACTTACTGAACCCGAATTCTCGCTCAAGCCGAATGCCAATAACTAAGAGACTCAACATGTTTGCCAACAAATGAAAAAGTCCACCATGCAACCAAATGCAAGTAATAAGCCGCCACCCCTGGTGATCATCAACCACTTTACTCACATCCAAAGCCCCCATCTTATGTAGCCtaaaaatacacatacacaaaagtcaaacttcaaatttccacCATATGAAGAACCCTTAAAGGCACTAACTATACATCACAAAAACCTATTCACAACTGTTTTCAACCGCACCGACACATTAATTCCATGTTAAAAACTTAAGATGATCGTTTATGACGACAAATTACAAACAGATCCACCAACAGACCCTCACATAGATGTTAATTATAGTCTACTAGTCTATGGATAATGATTGGAATAGCAATAAATGTTAATTATAGTCTCCTGATCAATACAAAATTAGATCAAAAACCTCTATCTGATCCTAACACTATTAAATTCTCAAACATGTTAACAATTATCAACACAAAACTAACATCAACGAGAAGAATTATGATATTAGAAACAGAGATGAGGAGATTTACGTCTCAGAAGAAGGTCCGAGAAGAGGATTCTCTTTAAACGGCTGAAACGATAACCTCTTGAGGAACGTAGCGATGCAAGATACCGAATTTTTAGGGCAATCGTTGACATACATAGTGATTATAAACAGTACAGTATCAGCTATAACGAAAGTAGGTATCAACCACGGTAACCACTTCTTAAAATGCTTAACTTCTCGGAACGGTGAAGGTGTTTGACTTTGATTCACGGCGGCCGGAAAAGGTGTCGGTGATGATTGTTCGACTTCAACCGGATGGATGATGTTTCCGCCGCCGAAACGGCGGGAGTTGACTTTTAGACGGATCTCCGACCGGCGAGATTCCTCCATTTTCGCCGGAAAAGTGAGTTCTAGGGTTTCGGAGAATGGATTGAAGAAGCTCTGATCAAGTTTTTTTTATAACACAGGCTGAGCTGAGTTGTGCTGTTGGTTTTAACAAGAGTATAAAGAAGACGAGTTTGCAATAAAGCCCCTAGTGTTTGGGTTATATCTTTAGAAGCCCATATGATTCATCTTTTTGCGTTAATTAGAAGGAAGATGGTCGGTTCTTAAGGACATGTTCTGGTTATAAGGTGCATCTCTTATAGTTTAGAGACGAAGGGTTCAAATCTTACAAGATGGAGAATTGCATGTAAAGGTAGTTAATTACTTTTTTAGTtcttgtgttttagtggttttaagcACTTAAGtctaaaatcaaaaagtttaacgcacTGAGTCCCTAATCACTCATTTTTTAACATCTTGAGTCCAACTTTTTAACACTTgtacttttgattttggactcaagttgTTAAacttaggggtgcaaacgagccgagccgagcccgaccaggctcgagctcgattaacttatgagagcttgGGCTCGAACTCgcctcgattcgagctttattttcaaagctcgagctcggctcgtttgtattttctcaagctcgagctcggctcgtttattatctattaactagtatattaaataaaaataatataaataatagactttttaagCTCACGAGCTCGATAAGTAAAGATCGGGCTCGGACTcttttactaaataagcttatttttaggttcgaggtcggcttgtaaacaagtttaaataagctcggctcgtttacactaaggcgcGACGAGCccaacgagcttcacatgcgaggctcgagctcgggctcgataaacaaacgagctttgttttaggctcaagctcggctcggactcgataaggctcggctcatttcgagctttttctcgagccgatctcgagtagctcgcgagctgCTCGGCTCGATTGCAACCCTAGTTAAACTTAAAACCACTAAAATACAGACTCAAAACATTATAAAATGAACAGTTAGAAACCCAGGGTGTTAAActtaagtggttaaaaccactaaaatacaaatactcaaaaagtaatttactcaaaagTATATCATAAATATGAGTTTTTTTCCGAAAAAATTGCAAGTAAGACAGCGATGACATGATGTTCACATGGCTTCAAAAAACGGCTCGTATAAACAAGTGTTGTTAAGATTTAATGAGATTTACGAATTCTTCAAAAGAACAAAAAGCATGCACAAACACTACAATCTTTATTTTAACAATTGCACAATATTCAAAGTACCACCTTTTTTTTCACTTTATAGACTTTACACTTACACATGTATCGTGAAAAAAATATAGTGTATTATTTAGACAGAAATCTCAATTGCACCCTTTAAATATAAGGTACAACCATCTTATTGTACCCTCAGAAAATAAATTCTAAGTCCATCACTACACATTACGAAAATCCCCTACCTAACAACCCCAATGAACAAATACTTAATGGACTCATAATATGTATTGTTTGCTACCTATAATTGTTCGCTACCAATAAAATGAATACTTGATAAACTATGAAAAtgattgtttgaaaagattgactTCGCTACATGCATGAAATGCAATGACTTTTAATGAAAACCCATTATGCTATTCGTTGAGAGAACTTTGACAAAATATGTACATGTAACATGTCACTACTTCATTTAGGTACGAAAAAATGCAAGTATATCATATGAAGTGTTTAATACGGATTTATACTAATAAATTGCGCCTTATTCGTAGTTATTCTTGTAATTTTTCTTACATGTGGAGGGGCGATTTGATTGTATAGAAACATTGAGGATGAAAATGGACACAAACGTATATCCGGTTTAGTCAAATAAACCGGGTCACTAAATTCACACTGCTTTTTGTCAATTGAGAGGCAGGTGGAGGTAGATACAAATTAACCAACAACTCCTACAATTTTTTTAGTGAAATTCTTGTTTTAGACTTTTGGTATTTGAATAGCTTCTCATTCAAcatcttttaattttaaaatagtAATATAATATGATATATTATATGATATATGACATGATTAAATCACATGATTAACAATTGAACATATAAGATATTTCATCCACACTATCGTACACGATCTAACTTATTCTAACCATGGTTCATAAACAtgatataaatatttaaaactgGATTTGACAGGGATGCGGTTGATATAAAAATATAGGATAAGCCTAAGAtaacttattattattttttctaatataaagtttCAAACATTCAATGTCCAaacacaaataagtttaagttaaAATATAAGTATTATCAACAATCATGGTGATGGTCCTTTTGGAGGTTGCGTAGGCGGTGGCATATCTTATGGGGTTAACTGGGGCGTTTAGAAAgtagttgggggggggggggggagggtcaCTGTTTCAGATAGGGCCAAGTCTTGAACCCACAACCCCCACCTATGATACGAAGAGCGGAAGAGAATCTTACCAGCTCCTCAATCACTACTTGTGGGTTTAAATCCTGGATATAATAGttaagtaatattattttttacaTATACGTAAAACGCAAATAAAAATTTTGAACCCCTTTTCTTAAACGACAAACTAAACATATTTATAAAATACCCCTTCAGTTTTACATAGCAGGATTTAAACCCTCTATCTTATGGACAGAGACACTTGAAGACCCCTTACACACACCTTAGTTCAACTTAGTTTTATAATACATTTTACTTTTTACACGGGATGTTTCAACTAAAAATGTTGAAGGTAAAATAATAACATACATGGCGGCCGATGATCTTTAACAGGTCACTGACAGTTGTGTAatagtattttatttttttgcaaGTGTTTAGAATGTATACATGACAATTGTA
The Helianthus annuus cultivar XRQ/B chromosome 6, HanXRQr2.0-SUNRISE, whole genome shotgun sequence genome window above contains:
- the LOC110865428 gene encoding RHOMBOID-like protein 1 — protein: MEESRRSEIRLKVNSRRFGGGNIIHPVEVEQSSPTPFPAAVNQSQTPSPFREVKHFKKWLPWLIPTFVIADTVLFIITMYVNDCPKNSVSCIATFLKRLSFQPFKENPLLGPSSETLHKMGALDVSKVVDDHQGWRLITCIWLHGGLFHLLANMLSLLVIGIRLEREFGFIRIGLLYVISGFGGSLLSALFLQSNISVGASGAVFGLLGAMLSELITNWTIYTNKMSALLTLVIIIVINLAVGILPHVDNFAHLGGFFSGFLLGFVFLMRPQFGWVNQRYTPAYSRTGAKPKYKTYQRVLWLLSLILVVAGLIAGLVSLLRGVNLNDHCSWCHYMSCVPTSRWSCDTDPVSCMSVQTGNQYTLTCSDGGKNGTYLLDNPNQSMIRSLCSQLCR